In one Pseudomonas hydrolytica genomic region, the following are encoded:
- a CDS encoding patatin-like phospholipase family protein, translated as MNDRRPPVFARECDLVMKGGITSGIVYPLAISEIAKAFRLRSIGGTSAGAIAAAAAAAAELGRQRYRAGELSEDPQGFAEIERLPCQLCLPATECRGTRLLALFRPAPALRSLFDSFTAALDARRNPLGLPRALLAHYWRAAGVGALLGGGPLWPVALHGGNPLLWLWLLGCAGIGALTAIGWRMLRQISREMPANGFALCSGMPGPDDQAPDEVLTPWLTEYLDRLCGQRQACASNADSIERERPLTFGELRRHGIDLQMMTTCASMARPFRLPFRNDEKVRENNQFHFSESEFGALFPQRVVNWMRARQRPAQQGERSDGLYRLPLPDDLPVVVAVRMSLSFPLLLSAVPLHAVDYRSDDWRLERCWFTDGGIASNFPIHFFDQALPTRPTFGLDLGSTEDADGPRVHFPARNGDARLAYWRRFPQTGLGALGSFLRIVMNVAKDWNHETLSLLPGFRDRIGLIQLTREEGGLNLTMPAERIARLTEYGRQAGIEFVRRFGDPACWPAGAEPVAMNWENHQSIRLRLMLASVAEQLASLERACSTLAHTPEDYRRFFSERYSYPFKGLGNLEADANGRYPSQAALALAQLEALRGLSRLLEEHALERPGLHPADGAPKPTPELKLRPRV; from the coding sequence ATGAACGACCGCCGCCCGCCCGTTTTCGCCCGCGAGTGCGATCTGGTCATGAAGGGTGGCATCACCAGCGGCATCGTCTACCCCCTGGCGATCAGCGAAATCGCCAAGGCCTTCCGCCTGCGCAGCATCGGCGGCACCAGCGCCGGCGCCATCGCGGCTGCCGCGGCGGCGGCAGCCGAGCTGGGTCGCCAGCGCTACCGGGCCGGCGAGCTGAGCGAAGACCCGCAGGGCTTCGCCGAGATCGAACGCCTGCCCTGCCAGCTGTGCCTGCCGGCCACCGAATGCCGCGGCACCCGGCTGCTGGCCCTGTTTCGTCCGGCGCCGGCCCTGCGCTCTCTGTTCGACAGCTTCACCGCGGCGCTGGACGCTCGGCGCAACCCGCTGGGCCTGCCCCGCGCATTGCTCGCTCACTACTGGCGGGCGGCAGGCGTCGGCGCCCTGCTCGGCGGCGGCCCGCTGTGGCCGGTCGCACTGCACGGCGGCAATCCGCTGCTATGGCTGTGGCTGCTCGGCTGCGCCGGTATCGGCGCCCTGACGGCCATCGGCTGGCGCATGCTGCGTCAGATTTCCCGGGAAATGCCGGCCAATGGTTTCGCCCTGTGTTCGGGCATGCCCGGTCCGGACGATCAGGCCCCCGACGAGGTGCTGACGCCCTGGCTGACCGAGTACCTGGATCGCCTCTGCGGCCAGCGTCAGGCCTGCGCCTCCAACGCCGACAGCATCGAGCGCGAGCGCCCGCTGACCTTCGGTGAACTGCGTCGGCATGGCATCGACCTGCAGATGATGACCACCTGCGCGAGCATGGCCCGGCCCTTCCGCCTGCCCTTTCGCAACGACGAAAAGGTGCGCGAGAACAACCAGTTCCATTTCTCCGAGAGCGAGTTCGGCGCGCTGTTTCCGCAGCGCGTGGTGAACTGGATGCGCGCCCGCCAGCGCCCGGCGCAACAGGGCGAGCGCAGCGACGGCCTGTATCGTCTGCCGCTGCCGGACGACCTGCCAGTGGTGGTCGCCGTGCGCATGAGCCTGAGCTTTCCGCTGCTGCTCAGCGCCGTGCCGCTGCACGCGGTCGACTACCGCAGCGACGACTGGCGCCTGGAGCGCTGCTGGTTCACCGACGGCGGCATTGCCTCGAACTTTCCCATCCATTTCTTCGACCAGGCCCTGCCGACCCGGCCCACCTTCGGCCTCGACCTGGGCAGCACCGAGGACGCCGACGGCCCGCGCGTACATTTTCCGGCACGCAACGGCGATGCGCGCCTGGCCTACTGGCGACGCTTTCCGCAAACCGGCCTCGGCGCGCTGGGCAGCTTCCTGCGCATCGTGATGAACGTGGCCAAGGACTGGAACCACGAAACCCTGTCGCTGCTGCCCGGCTTTCGCGACCGTATCGGCCTGATCCAGCTCACCCGCGAGGAAGGCGGCCTGAACCTGACCATGCCGGCCGAGCGCATCGCCCGCCTCACCGAGTACGGCCGCCAGGCCGGCATCGAGTTCGTCCGTCGCTTCGGCGATCCGGCCTGCTGGCCGGCCGGCGCAGAGCCCGTCGCCATGAACTGGGAAAACCATCAGAGCATTCGCCTGCGCCTGATGCTGGCCAGCGTCGCCGAGCAGCTGGCCAGCCTGGAGCGCGCGTGCAGCACGCTGGCGCACACGCCCGAGGACTACCGGCGCTTCTTCAGCGAGCGCTACAGCTATCCGTTCAAGGGCCTCGGCAACCTCGAAGCCGACGCCAACGGCCGCTATCCGAGCCAGGCCGCGTTGGCCCTGGCGCAACTGGAAGCGCTACGCGGGCTGTCGCGTCTGCTCGAGGAGCATGCCCTGGAGCGACCTGGCCTGCATCCGGCCGATGGCGCACCCAAGCCGACCCCGGAGCTGAAACTGCGTCCGCGCGTCTGA
- a CDS encoding PilT/PilU family type 4a pilus ATPase, producing the protein MLKVLSSQDGSDLYLSTGAPPCAKFNGVLKALSQEPLKSGDVAAIAESIMDGAQREEFERELEMNLAISLAGVGRFRINIFKQRNEVSIVARNIKMEIPRFEDLKLPEVLLSTVMEKRGLVLFVGGTGSGKSTSLAALIDYRNRNSGGHIITIEDPVEYVHRHKKSIINQREVGVDTRSFHAALKNTLRQAPDVILIGEIRDRETMEHALAFADTGHLAISTLHANNANQALDRIINFFPEERRPQLLNDLGNNLKAFVSQRLVKTLDGKRRAAVEVMLGTPTVRDLIKRNEFSELKEIMEKSKNLGMQTFDQALIDLVHEGAIDEEEAVKNADSANNVRLKLKLYRDNPANAAPPAASAAPARPAVAPTVAPKVADSGDWGLELKLEDIEQEQPPEDPGRKGI; encoded by the coding sequence ATGCTCAAAGTCCTGTCCAGCCAGGACGGTTCCGATCTTTATCTGTCCACCGGCGCGCCGCCCTGCGCCAAGTTCAATGGCGTGCTCAAGGCGCTGAGCCAGGAGCCGCTGAAGTCCGGGGACGTGGCGGCCATTGCCGAGTCGATCATGGATGGTGCCCAGCGCGAGGAGTTCGAGCGCGAACTGGAGATGAACCTGGCCATTTCCCTGGCCGGGGTGGGGCGTTTCCGTATCAACATCTTCAAGCAGCGCAACGAAGTCTCGATCGTGGCGCGCAACATCAAGATGGAGATTCCCCGCTTCGAGGACCTCAAGCTGCCGGAGGTGCTGCTCAGCACGGTGATGGAGAAGCGCGGCCTGGTGCTGTTCGTCGGCGGCACCGGCTCGGGCAAGTCCACCTCCCTGGCGGCGCTGATCGACTACCGCAACCGCAACAGCGGCGGGCACATCATCACCATCGAGGACCCGGTGGAATATGTGCACCGGCACAAGAAGTCGATCATCAACCAGCGCGAGGTCGGGGTGGACACCCGCAGCTTCCACGCCGCGCTGAAGAACACCCTGCGCCAGGCGCCCGATGTGATCCTGATCGGCGAGATCCGCGACCGCGAGACCATGGAACATGCCCTGGCCTTCGCCGACACCGGTCACCTGGCGATCTCCACGCTGCACGCCAACAACGCCAACCAGGCGCTGGACCGCATCATCAACTTCTTCCCCGAGGAGCGACGCCCGCAGCTGCTCAACGACCTGGGCAACAACCTCAAGGCGTTCGTCTCCCAGCGCCTGGTCAAGACCCTCGATGGCAAACGCCGGGCCGCGGTCGAGGTCATGCTGGGCACTCCCACGGTGCGCGACCTGATCAAGCGCAACGAGTTCTCCGAGCTCAAGGAGATCATGGAGAAGTCGAAGAACCTCGGCATGCAGACCTTCGATCAGGCGCTGATCGATCTGGTCCACGAAGGCGCCATCGACGAAGAGGAAGCGGTGAAGAACGCCGATTCGGCCAACAACGTGCGCCTGAAGCTCAAGCTCTACCGCGATAATCCCGCCAACGCCGCGCCGCCGGCTGCCAGCGCTGCGCCAGCCCGGCCGGCCGTGGCGCCGACGGTAGCGCCGAAGGTGGCCGACAGCGGCGACTGGGGCCTGGAGCTCAAGCTCGAGGACATTGAACAGGAGCAGCCGCCAGAGGACCCGGGGCGCAAGGGCATCTGA
- a CDS encoding YbcC family protein — MTALEHFVAIDRDLLHAAARRACERIAPTWPLDRMIAVSPLWERRDQAWQEVAEQLWRRAGSRLTLDAQAYRQALQEGHFDGRHLQQALDEAGSSWTPAQLLHLLPAQDAEACGLPLLEDMADAEIALPGWPTLITQQIGQCCAAWFDEAQADWRPDRSEGLYQAWRAAMLQDRGLSVLSACTELRQRIGELPMQPQAALEVAVQRLGLAADELDEWFDCLLLRSLGWASWCAYRRWQARLQGDDDDSLRQLLAIRAAWEWLVDDRLRHAGSRWSNWREAWQAARSQVPAAGWQALLLCQRAEELAWQEQLQQGLRRPQAVPAQAPELARVYFCIDVRSEPLRRALEQACPQVRTGGFAGFFGLPIAYTPLGTAATRPQLPGLLAAQLAVSDSCGDSQRDRVLAERRQKRLARQGRWQLFERLPASSFTLIESTGLGYAGALLGRTCGLLHGAGAAHRAAWRAAEWRALKPALAPLALTERVQLAARILRAMSLTRDFPPLILLLGHGSQSTNNPQAAGLDCGACCGQSGEVNARLLADLLNDAGVRQGLAEEGIELPDACRVLAGLHNTSTDEVQVFIDAPLSAELHSAWQQLRAALDAAGAEVRRQRAARLGLQPVAERPQRLLAALRRRVGDWAQTRPEWGLAGNAGFIAAPRERTRGVDLQGRVFLHDYDWRQDEDGKVLELIMTAPMVVAHWINLQYLTSTTDNRRFGSGNKVLHNVVGGHIGVFEGNGGDLRIGLARQSLHDGERWVHRPLRLSVVLAAPQAMIERVIATHQVVRDLVEHGWLHLLRLDDDASMPLERRGEAGWQKLAG, encoded by the coding sequence ATGACCGCTCTCGAACATTTCGTCGCCATCGACCGCGATCTGCTGCACGCCGCCGCCAGACGCGCGTGCGAGCGCATCGCGCCCACCTGGCCGCTGGATCGCATGATTGCCGTCAGCCCCCTCTGGGAACGGCGCGATCAGGCCTGGCAGGAGGTGGCCGAGCAGCTTTGGCGCCGCGCCGGCAGCCGACTGACGCTGGATGCGCAGGCGTATCGGCAGGCCCTGCAGGAAGGGCATTTCGATGGCCGTCACCTGCAGCAGGCGCTGGACGAGGCCGGCTCGAGCTGGACACCGGCGCAGCTGCTGCACCTGCTTCCCGCGCAGGATGCAGAGGCGTGCGGGCTGCCGCTGCTGGAGGACATGGCCGATGCCGAAATCGCCCTGCCAGGTTGGCCGACATTGATCACCCAGCAGATCGGGCAGTGCTGCGCGGCCTGGTTCGACGAGGCACAGGCCGACTGGCGTCCGGATCGCTCGGAAGGGCTGTATCAGGCCTGGCGCGCGGCCATGCTGCAGGATCGAGGACTCAGCGTGCTCAGTGCCTGTACCGAGCTGCGTCAGCGCATCGGCGAATTGCCGATGCAGCCGCAGGCGGCACTGGAGGTTGCGGTACAGCGCCTGGGGTTGGCGGCCGATGAGCTGGACGAATGGTTCGACTGCCTGTTGCTGCGCAGCCTTGGCTGGGCTTCCTGGTGCGCCTACCGGCGCTGGCAGGCACGGCTTCAGGGCGACGACGATGACAGCCTGCGGCAACTGCTGGCGATCCGCGCCGCGTGGGAATGGCTGGTGGATGATCGTCTGCGCCACGCCGGCAGCCGCTGGAGCAACTGGCGCGAGGCCTGGCAAGCAGCTCGCAGCCAGGTGCCTGCGGCCGGATGGCAGGCGCTGCTGCTGTGTCAGCGCGCCGAAGAGTTGGCCTGGCAGGAGCAGTTGCAGCAAGGCTTGCGCCGGCCCCAGGCGGTGCCGGCGCAGGCGCCCGAGCTGGCACGGGTGTATTTCTGCATCGACGTGCGTTCCGAACCTCTGCGTCGCGCCCTCGAGCAGGCCTGCCCGCAGGTGCGGACCGGTGGTTTTGCCGGCTTCTTCGGCCTGCCCATTGCCTACACGCCGCTGGGCACCGCCGCCACGCGCCCGCAGTTGCCCGGGTTGTTGGCCGCCCAGCTGGCGGTCAGCGACAGCTGCGGCGACAGCCAGCGCGACCGCGTGCTGGCCGAGCGGCGGCAGAAGCGTCTGGCGCGCCAGGGGCGGTGGCAGCTGTTCGAGCGCCTGCCGGCGTCGAGTTTCACCCTGATCGAATCCACCGGGCTGGGCTATGCCGGCGCGCTGCTGGGGCGCACCTGCGGCCTGCTGCACGGGGCGGGGGCGGCGCATCGGGCGGCCTGGCGGGCCGCTGAATGGCGAGCACTCAAACCGGCCCTGGCGCCGCTGGCGCTGACCGAGCGCGTCCAGCTGGCGGCGCGAATCCTGCGGGCGATGAGCCTGACGCGCGATTTCCCGCCGCTGATCCTGCTGCTCGGCCACGGCAGCCAGAGCACCAACAACCCGCAGGCGGCAGGCCTGGACTGCGGCGCCTGCTGCGGTCAGAGCGGAGAGGTCAACGCCCGCCTGCTGGCCGACCTGCTGAACGATGCCGGAGTGCGCCAGGGGCTCGCCGAGGAGGGTATCGAGCTTCCCGATGCCTGCCGGGTGCTCGCCGGCCTGCACAACACCAGCACCGACGAGGTGCAGGTGTTCATCGACGCGCCATTGTCAGCCGAACTGCACTCGGCCTGGCAGCAGCTGCGTGCGGCGCTGGATGCCGCCGGCGCCGAGGTACGTCGGCAGCGCGCGGCGCGCCTCGGCCTGCAGCCTGTCGCCGAGCGCCCGCAGCGTTTGCTGGCCGCGCTGCGTCGGCGTGTCGGGGACTGGGCGCAGACCCGGCCGGAGTGGGGGTTGGCCGGCAACGCCGGGTTCATCGCCGCTCCGCGTGAGCGTACGCGAGGCGTCGATCTGCAGGGGCGCGTCTTTCTTCACGATTACGACTGGCGGCAGGATGAGGACGGCAAGGTGCTGGAGCTGATCATGACCGCACCCATGGTGGTGGCGCACTGGATCAACCTGCAGTACCTGACCTCCACCACCGACAACCGGCGGTTCGGCAGTGGCAACAAGGTGCTGCACAACGTGGTGGGCGGACATATCGGGGTGTTCGAGGGCAACGGTGGCGATCTGCGCATCGGCCTGGCGCGCCAGTCGCTGCACGACGGCGAGCGCTGGGTGCACCGACCGCTGCGCCTGAGCGTGGTGCTGGCAGCACCGCAGGCCATGATCGAGCGGGTGATCGCCACGCACCAGGTGGTACGCGACCTGGTGGAGCACGGCTGGTTGCACCTGCTGCGCCTGGACGATGACGCCAGCATGCCGCTGGAGCGGCGAGGGGAGGCGGGCTGGCAGAAGCTGGCGGGGTGA
- a CDS encoding LysR family transcriptional regulator codes for MNKSRFHTRQTTFRQLETFLAVAEHLSVTEAARTLHLAQPSVSTQLAKLEQALQMELFEQLGKRLYLTDAGREVQAGAREIFDALDRLEMRLAQLNGLTTGQLRLGAVTTAKYLVPRLLGPFCRQYPQVEVQLNIANRSDVIRCLEDNRDDLYVFSQPPDHLDLECVALAENPLVVIAPAGHRLSGQRIRWEQLAQEPFLSREPGSGTRLAIEDHFTRHGWPYKPHMTIASNEAIKESVAAGLGIAILSRHTLIHTAVGNLVELDVEDFPIANQWYLVRWRRKALSPAAQAFSSFAEMQAPLAAPAPPQ; via the coding sequence ATGAATAAATCACGCTTTCACACGCGCCAGACCACCTTCCGCCAGTTGGAGACCTTTCTTGCCGTGGCCGAGCACCTGAGCGTCACCGAGGCGGCGAGGACGCTGCATCTGGCCCAGCCCTCGGTCTCCACCCAGCTCGCCAAGCTGGAGCAGGCACTGCAGATGGAGCTGTTCGAACAGCTGGGCAAGCGTCTGTATCTGACCGACGCCGGACGCGAGGTGCAGGCTGGAGCACGGGAAATCTTCGACGCGCTCGACCGCCTGGAAATGCGGCTGGCGCAGCTCAACGGGCTGACTACCGGGCAGCTCCGACTCGGCGCGGTCACCACGGCAAAATACCTGGTGCCGCGCCTGTTGGGGCCGTTCTGCAGGCAGTACCCGCAGGTGGAGGTGCAGCTGAACATCGCCAATCGCTCGGATGTGATCCGCTGTCTGGAGGACAACCGTGACGATCTGTACGTATTCAGCCAGCCGCCCGATCACCTCGACCTGGAATGCGTGGCGCTGGCAGAGAACCCGCTGGTGGTCATCGCGCCGGCCGGGCACCGGCTGAGCGGACAGCGTATCCGCTGGGAGCAGCTGGCGCAGGAACCCTTTCTCAGCCGCGAGCCGGGCTCAGGTACGCGGCTCGCCATCGAGGATCACTTCACCCGTCACGGCTGGCCCTACAAGCCGCACATGACCATTGCCAGCAACGAAGCCATCAAGGAGTCGGTGGCGGCGGGACTGGGCATCGCCATCCTGTCGCGCCATACGCTGATCCACACGGCGGTGGGCAATCTGGTCGAACTGGATGTGGAGGATTTTCCCATCGCCAACCAGTGGTATCTGGTGCGCTGGCGCAGGAAGGCACTCTCGCCGGCCGCGCAGGCCTTTTCCAGCTTTGCCGAAATGCAGGCGCCTCTGGCAGCGCCAGCGCCCCCTCAGTAA
- a CDS encoding NADH-quinone oxidoreductase subunit L, whose product MPPVLTELASLLPWVYAVALVPAALVAAGRTGALWRPARLAGYAGFALALAALLQATLDSLENDRLGLAMATLVSLLALVIIEFSHRYLDGEPGQRRYVLALLGTLASVALVVTSGDLYLLVGAWIVSSLCLHQLLTFYRDRPMAQVVAHKKFLASRLADLCLLLATVLLVRAAGGSEIALILEQVAARQDSGGALGWDLQLAAMLLALAVILKSAQLPVHGWLIQVMEAPTPVSALLHAGLVNLGGFLLLRFAPLLSAAPAAQTLLVVVGGLTAVLAALVMMTRISIKVRLAWSTCAQMGFMLLECGLGLYELALVHLLAHSLYKAHAFLASGETVLQARHQALQARRPAPRLRSLLLALGLAGLGITLLHQLWLYWLPTHPLPLEALAIVAVGLAPWCLHRGGLAHGLTMLILLLGLYLLWHLGAAWILGADATSGAHSLYLTLLALGLFAALYLVQACIVARPEGVLARRLYPAAFAGFFLDEHFTRLTFRLWPPRRPGLPVNGERS is encoded by the coding sequence CCTGGTGCCGGCGGCACTGGTCGCGGCCGGTCGCACCGGCGCTCTGTGGCGGCCCGCCCGACTGGCCGGCTACGCAGGTTTTGCCTTGGCCCTGGCCGCGCTGCTGCAAGCGACGCTGGACAGCCTGGAAAATGATCGCCTGGGCCTGGCCATGGCCACGCTGGTCAGCCTGCTGGCGCTGGTCATCATCGAGTTTTCCCACCGCTATCTGGACGGCGAGCCGGGGCAGCGCCGTTACGTACTGGCCTTGCTCGGCACCCTGGCATCGGTCGCGCTGGTGGTGACCAGCGGCGATCTGTACCTGCTGGTCGGTGCATGGATCGTTTCGAGCCTGTGCCTGCATCAGCTGCTGACCTTTTACCGCGACCGGCCGATGGCGCAGGTGGTGGCGCACAAGAAGTTTCTTGCCAGCCGCCTGGCCGATCTCTGTCTGCTGCTGGCGACCGTGCTGCTGGTGCGAGCCGCCGGCGGCAGCGAGATCGCGCTGATTCTCGAGCAGGTCGCCGCGCGCCAGGACAGTGGTGGCGCGCTGGGCTGGGATCTGCAGCTGGCCGCCATGTTGCTGGCGCTGGCGGTGATACTGAAATCCGCACAGCTGCCTGTGCACGGCTGGCTGATACAGGTGATGGAGGCCCCCACGCCGGTGTCGGCGCTGCTGCATGCCGGCCTGGTCAATCTGGGCGGCTTTCTCCTGCTGCGCTTCGCACCCTTGCTCTCGGCGGCGCCGGCTGCGCAGACGCTGCTGGTCGTGGTCGGCGGACTGACCGCGGTGCTGGCGGCCCTGGTGATGATGACGCGCATCAGCATCAAGGTACGTCTGGCCTGGTCCACCTGTGCGCAGATGGGCTTCATGCTGCTCGAGTGCGGGCTGGGCCTCTACGAACTGGCACTGGTGCATCTGCTGGCGCACTCGCTGTACAAGGCGCACGCCTTCCTCGCCTCCGGTGAAACGGTGCTGCAGGCGCGCCACCAGGCGCTGCAGGCACGGCGCCCGGCGCCGCGTCTTCGCTCGCTGCTGCTGGCGCTAGGACTGGCCGGCCTGGGTATCACGCTGCTTCACCAGCTCTGGCTGTACTGGCTGCCGACGCATCCGCTGCCGCTGGAAGCGCTGGCCATCGTCGCCGTCGGGCTGGCGCCCTGGTGCCTGCATCGCGGCGGTCTGGCCCATGGGCTGACGATGCTGATCCTGCTGCTCGGCCTGTATCTGCTGTGGCACCTGGGAGCCGCCTGGATACTGGGCGCCGACGCCACATCCGGGGCGCATTCGCTCTACCTGACGCTGCTGGCGCTCGGGCTGTTCGCCGCGCTGTACCTGGTGCAGGCATGCATCGTCGCCAGGCCCGAGGGCGTCCTGGCGCGGCGCCTGTACCCGGCAGCCTTCGCCGGATTCTTCCTTGACGAACACTTCACCCGCCTGACCTTCCGCCTGTGGCCGCCACGCCGGCCGGGCCTGCCCGTGAACGGAGAACGCTCATGA
- a CDS encoding L-threonylcarbamoyladenylate synthase, protein MPYNRPLPTAAPLNVISHDPLTTMPSITTDLDRCVQQLRSGNLLAMPTETVYGLAADARNGEAVAKVFQLKQRPDSNPLIVHLADASQASNWASHIPAQAQVLMDACWPGPLTLVLPARDDVLRSVTAGQDSVALRVPAHPVARALLQAFGDGLVAPSANRYMSISPTSAAHVARQFAESALLILDGGACQVGLESSIVSLLPGDSPRLLRHGMLGQARLEQILGQALENRPGSVRAPGQCRRHYAPGTPTSSFSELPRPQLDDPDCGWIWCGQAHPSRGPAVDLSGDPERYAAGLYAALYQLDALALRHIHIQLPPQSAAWAAVHERLSRACEPAAPY, encoded by the coding sequence ATGCCCTACAATCGCCCGCTGCCTACGGCCGCGCCGTTGAACGTCATCAGCCACGACCCGCTCACCACCATGCCATCGATCACTACCGACCTAGACCGCTGCGTGCAGCAGCTGCGCAGCGGCAACCTGCTCGCGATGCCCACCGAGACCGTCTACGGCCTGGCGGCGGACGCACGTAACGGCGAAGCCGTGGCCAAGGTGTTCCAGCTTAAGCAGCGCCCCGACAGCAACCCGCTGATCGTCCACCTGGCCGATGCCAGCCAGGCATCTAACTGGGCGAGCCATATTCCGGCGCAGGCGCAGGTGCTGATGGATGCCTGCTGGCCGGGGCCGCTGACCCTGGTCCTGCCGGCCCGCGACGACGTGCTGCGCAGCGTTACCGCAGGCCAGGACAGCGTCGCCCTGCGCGTGCCGGCGCACCCCGTGGCACGCGCCCTGCTGCAGGCCTTCGGCGATGGCCTGGTGGCCCCCTCGGCCAACCGCTACATGTCGATCAGCCCCACCAGCGCCGCCCACGTGGCCAGGCAGTTCGCCGAGAGCGCACTGCTGATTCTCGACGGCGGCGCCTGTCAGGTCGGCCTGGAATCGAGCATCGTCAGCCTGCTGCCTGGCGACAGCCCGCGCCTGCTGCGCCATGGCATGCTCGGCCAGGCGCGTCTCGAACAGATTCTCGGCCAGGCGCTGGAAAACCGCCCCGGCAGCGTGCGCGCGCCGGGCCAATGTCGCCGCCACTATGCGCCGGGCACGCCGACCAGCAGCTTCAGCGAGCTGCCCCGGCCGCAACTGGATGACCCCGACTGCGGCTGGATCTGGTGTGGCCAGGCGCACCCCAGCCGCGGCCCGGCCGTCGACCTGAGCGGCGATCCCGAGCGCTATGCCGCCGGCCTGTACGCCGCGCTGTACCAGCTCGATGCACTGGCCCTGCGGCACATCCATATCCAGCTGCCGCCGCAATCAGCGGCCTGGGCGGCGGTGCATGAACGCCTGAGCCGCGCCTGCGAGCCGGCGGCGCCTTACTGA
- a CDS encoding DUF6671 family protein, producing the protein MSAASSLSAQPLLARQPVAFLTCHDKARLVSEALAALGFAVEPLNTYDTDHFGTFSRETPRRGSAHDTALAKAQLSASLAGSRYGLGSEGSFARDPHVGWLPWDYEVLCLWDAERQYSVFAMAGSGATNYAQSEIDSLPAAEAFMRKAQFPQHALILGRPGEPWFRKGIRQRDWLIGQLEWVLAREPNVWLETDMRAHMNPLRQVVIREAAAALARHLASLCPSCQAPGFAIVRSEPGLLCSDCGLGTPLPAAQHWGCPACGHEVRRSLPQLASPSHCAYCNP; encoded by the coding sequence ATGTCTGCCGCCAGTTCGCTTTCCGCCCAGCCTTTGCTCGCCAGGCAACCCGTGGCCTTTCTCACCTGCCATGACAAGGCGCGCCTGGTCAGCGAGGCGCTGGCCGCGCTGGGTTTCGCCGTCGAGCCGCTGAACACCTACGACACCGATCACTTCGGCACCTTCAGTCGCGAAACACCCAGACGCGGCTCCGCTCACGACACGGCACTGGCCAAGGCGCAACTCTCCGCCAGCCTCGCCGGCAGCCGCTACGGCCTGGGCAGCGAAGGCAGCTTCGCGCGCGACCCGCATGTCGGCTGGTTGCCCTGGGACTATGAAGTGCTCTGCCTGTGGGATGCCGAACGCCAGTACAGCGTGTTCGCCATGGCCGGTTCGGGCGCGACCAACTACGCGCAGAGCGAGATCGACAGCCTGCCCGCCGCTGAGGCCTTCATGCGCAAGGCACAGTTTCCCCAGCATGCGCTGATTCTCGGCCGCCCCGGCGAACCCTGGTTCCGCAAGGGCATCCGCCAGCGCGACTGGCTGATCGGCCAGCTGGAATGGGTGCTGGCCCGCGAGCCCAACGTGTGGCTGGAAACGGACATGCGCGCGCACATGAATCCGCTGCGTCAGGTGGTGATACGCGAAGCGGCAGCCGCCCTGGCCCGGCATCTGGCCAGCCTGTGTCCAAGCTGCCAGGCGCCGGGCTTCGCCATCGTCCGTAGCGAGCCGGGCCTGCTGTGCTCCGACTGTGGCCTGGGTACCCCGCTGCCAGCCGCACAGCACTGGGGCTGCCCGGCCTGCGGTCATGAAGTCCGGCGTTCGCTGCCACAACTGGCTTCACCCTCGCACTGCGCCTATTGCAATCCTTGA
- a CDS encoding peptidylprolyl isomerase, whose product MAKAMARHILVKTEAEAAALKKRIAAGEAFDMLARKHSICPSGKKGGDLGEVRPGQMVRAVDQVIFKKPLREVHGPVKTQFGYHLIQVFFRD is encoded by the coding sequence ATGGCAAAGGCAATGGCCCGCCACATCCTGGTCAAGACCGAAGCGGAAGCGGCCGCGCTGAAGAAGCGCATCGCTGCCGGCGAGGCCTTCGACATGCTGGCGCGCAAGCATTCGATCTGCCCCTCAGGCAAGAAAGGCGGCGACCTCGGCGAGGTGCGCCCCGGCCAGATGGTGCGGGCAGTGGATCAGGTGATTTTCAAGAAGCCGCTGCGCGAAGTGCACGGCCCGGTGAAGACCCAGTTCGGGTATCACCTGATCCAGGTGTTCTTTCGCGACTGA